The following proteins are co-located in the Candidatus Paracaedibacter acanthamoebae genome:
- a CDS encoding Tim44/TimA family putative adaptor protein, which translates to MELIFFALLSAYIFYRLWSVLGQENEADKERREQKKRQFEAMIEDNVIPLPNRHSKERVSEIEEKDLKSGVREALRILRERDPSFNFSHFLKGAKGAYEMVSEAFAKGELETLKLLLLPKVYDAFAKEVEERQRRGESYEVKIERFDRVDVDAIEIHGEDILITVRFRTRQVMVTKNSAGEIIENQAQISIPVTEIWTFTRMIGSNEPNWYLSRTQNA; encoded by the coding sequence TTGGAATTAATATTTTTTGCACTGTTGTCCGCTTATATCTTTTATCGATTATGGTCCGTTTTGGGCCAAGAAAATGAAGCGGACAAAGAACGGCGTGAACAAAAAAAGCGCCAATTTGAAGCTATGATTGAAGATAATGTGATTCCATTACCGAATCGCCACAGTAAAGAACGAGTAAGCGAGATTGAAGAAAAAGACTTAAAATCAGGGGTGCGTGAAGCTCTGCGAATTCTGAGAGAACGCGATCCAAGCTTTAATTTCTCTCACTTTCTTAAGGGAGCAAAAGGAGCCTATGAAATGGTTTCTGAAGCTTTTGCAAAGGGAGAGCTAGAAACCCTCAAATTGCTTTTATTGCCGAAAGTTTACGATGCCTTCGCCAAAGAAGTTGAGGAGCGTCAGCGTCGTGGTGAATCCTATGAAGTCAAAATTGAGCGGTTTGATCGCGTTGATGTGGATGCTATTGAAATCCATGGTGAAGATATCCTCATAACAGTTCGATTCCGGACTCGGCAGGTCATGGTGACAAAAAATTCTGCTGGTGAGATTATTGAAAATCAGGCACAAATAAGTATCCCAGTCACTGAAATTTGGACGTTCACCCGCATGATTGGGTCTAATGAGCCCAATTGGTATTTAAGCCGCACCCAAAACGCTTAA
- a CDS encoding murein transglycosylase A, whose product MNKNIFLISKQPGAAGILACRFGQISDGFSIPRARSVKEGRTGEKMARKRSIKANLFSLLGYGIALLLTGCAPKIERELTPVSFSSLPGWEEDKQLLALPALHKSCQVILKKSPGAPMVTQADGSGRAGDWFGFCKKLQSNNFKSHKQLRGFLETHISPYQIAASGNTEGVFTGYYEPILNGSLRRHGKYQTPLYKMPGKGINYKIPRSRIVKGALKGRGLELVWVDDPVEAFFLQVQGSGRIRLDNGREIKLGYAGQNGYPYFPIGKALLDKGALQHGHVTMQSIKKWLHAHPRQAESIMSQNQSYVFFKINNTPGGPIGSHGVPLTPHRSMAIDRSFISLGTPVWLHATHPDHHKPYLKKLMVAQDTGGAIKGAVRGDYFWGSGSAAATYAGAMNAKGHLYVLLPR is encoded by the coding sequence ATGAATAAAAATATTTTCTTGATATCCAAGCAACCTGGAGCTGCCGGAATTTTAGCTTGCCGATTTGGTCAGATCTCTGATGGTTTTTCGATACCACGAGCGCGTTCCGTCAAAGAAGGAAGGACGGGGGAAAAGATGGCTAGAAAAAGGAGCATCAAGGCCAACCTTTTCAGCTTATTGGGGTATGGAATCGCCTTACTCCTTACAGGCTGTGCCCCTAAAATTGAACGTGAATTAACCCCCGTATCATTTTCGTCCTTACCCGGATGGGAAGAAGACAAGCAATTACTGGCATTGCCAGCGCTTCACAAATCTTGTCAGGTCATTCTAAAAAAATCGCCTGGGGCACCTATGGTCACCCAGGCAGATGGTAGTGGGCGGGCTGGCGATTGGTTTGGGTTCTGTAAAAAATTACAATCAAATAACTTCAAATCCCATAAACAACTGCGCGGTTTCCTAGAGACACATATCTCTCCTTATCAAATTGCAGCGTCTGGCAATACTGAGGGGGTTTTTACAGGCTATTATGAACCAATTTTAAATGGATCATTAAGGCGCCATGGCAAATATCAAACCCCTTTGTATAAAATGCCAGGTAAAGGCATTAACTATAAAATTCCAAGGTCCAGAATCGTCAAGGGTGCTTTAAAGGGGCGGGGGCTAGAGTTGGTGTGGGTGGATGATCCCGTCGAAGCTTTTTTCCTCCAAGTCCAAGGATCGGGACGGATTCGATTAGACAACGGTCGTGAAATAAAACTTGGCTATGCTGGTCAAAATGGCTATCCGTACTTTCCAATTGGTAAGGCTTTATTAGATAAAGGTGCCTTGCAACATGGACATGTTACTATGCAAAGCATTAAAAAATGGCTCCATGCTCATCCTCGTCAAGCTGAATCGATTATGTCGCAAAATCAATCCTATGTCTTTTTCAAGATCAATAACACCCCAGGCGGCCCAATCGGCAGCCATGGCGTTCCTTTAACACCGCACCGTAGCATGGCCATTGATCGATCATTTATCAGCTTAGGGACGCCTGTGTGGCTCCATGCAACTCATCCCGATCATCATAAACCTTATCTCAAAAAACTGATGGTGGCTCAAGATACCGGCGGCGCTATTAAAGGTGCTGTTCGTGGAGACTACTTCTGGGGAAGTGGTAGTGCGGCCGCAACTTACGCGGGAGCAATGAATGCCAAAGGTCATTTATACGTTCTCCTTCCCCGATAG